A window of Theileria parva strain Muguga chromosome 4 map unlocalized ctg_529, whole genome shotgun sequence genomic DNA:
ttgaaaatattaaaagtgTGTCCAATAAACAAACAAAGATGTGAGGTATGATATGACCAATATAAATGAGAACAGAATTCAGAGAATCCAATAAAAGAGatgaaatttaataaaaatcgGTATAATATCTTGATGAGAAAAGAaaagttataaatttgaaaattattactgaatggtataaatgtgtagtttCAACTTGGATTTAATCTATTAAGCGAGAAATATGAATACAAGGCTCAAAAGATTAATATCcaaacaattaaaatatggAATCAACTTTGTTATAatgattatttatataaattggGTGGGGTATTGGTCAATTTCTGATTTACATCTGTGTTCCaaacatttaaaatgttttaacCTTATCATTTACTTACCTTTCTACTCCTTTTGGagttttatatatttttatacaacAAGTTCTAAGTTTTAAACAACATCATCCTTGAACTTCATtgagtttattatttaattcatgtgtttttacaattttcactcatttcacactattttatgattttaaaattattttgtaacatattatcataattttattcaatttttgtaaaaattttgtaaaatatggaGAAGGAGAAGGAGAAAAATGTAGAGAAGGTGGACGCCTTGGGTAGGAAGGTTTGGGACCGAAACTTCTACACTGAGAAAGCCATAGGTAAATCGGGCGGTGGCGACGTCGTTGAGGAGACTATTTCTACGCTATACCAGGGGACTTTTAAGAAGCCCGTGATCACGGTACCTGAGGTTCGTGAGGATTTAAAGCCTAGGAAGGAGACTATTGACTTTTCAAAGTATGTTGGAAGATCAGAACTGGTTGACGTCGACGGTCCCAAATCTAAGCAGGGCGGCTTTTTTTGTAAGACGTGCAACTGTCTTCTAAAGGATTCTAAATCCTACTTAGACCACTTGAATGGTAAGAAACACAATCGTCTTCTCGGCATGACAATGAGAGTCGAGAAGGTAAGTGCCAAAGCCGTCGCTGATAAGCTAAGAAGACTCTCCGAGAGAGACAGCACCTCTGTTAAGACCAAGGACGAACTTGAAAATGACGCTAGGGAGCGGA
This region includes:
- the Zmat2 gene encoding Zinc-finger of C2H2 type family protein, translated to MEKEKEKNVEKVDALGRKVWDRNFYTEKAIGKSGGGDVVEETISTLYQGTFKKPVITVPEVREDLKPRKETIDFSKYVGRSELVDVDGPKSKQGGFFCKTCNCLLKDSKSYLDHLNGKKHNRLLGMTMRVEKVSAKAVADKLRRLSERDSTSVKTKDELENDARERIKELEMYEKEMKERRKLMKLEKKKRKLNNSNPDVNSGHKVKSEHTNVKSEYNDFKSDYDDAKSEYKVKSEYEDEEESSELEAMRKAGLPVSFC